A part of Streptomyces sp. NBC_01210 genomic DNA contains:
- a CDS encoding peptidase inhibitor family I36 protein, whose amino-acid sequence MKRFTVVLAATLMSAGAVLGTSATAQAAPCRSGYFCVWTDANFEGLKIEHGGDDHWWEGDMFKHDSSWANHGISGPNVPDHVKVYEGRELLGRVTLCLAPGQEVGYDSGANDQGGSHTWSVSC is encoded by the coding sequence ATGAAACGCTTCACCGTTGTCCTCGCAGCCACCTTGATGTCCGCCGGCGCCGTTCTGGGCACCTCGGCCACCGCTCAGGCAGCGCCCTGCCGCAGTGGCTACTTCTGCGTCTGGACGGACGCGAACTTCGAGGGCCTGAAGATTGAGCACGGCGGCGACGACCACTGGTGGGAGGGCGACATGTTCAAGCACGACTCCTCGTGGGCGAACCACGGCATCTCCGGGCCGAACGTCCCCGACCACGTCAAGGTGTACGAGGGCCGCGAGCTGCTGGGACGTGTAACCCTCTGCCTGGCTCCCGGGCAGGAGGTCGGATACGACTCGGGCGCGAACGACCAGGGCGGCTCGCACACTTGGTCCGTCAGCTGCTGA
- a CDS encoding PPOX class F420-dependent oxidoreductase yields the protein MAELSVDVRKLLTGRNMAHVATLMPDGAPHVSPVWIAVEGDRLAIFSAQENVKLRNLRRDGRVGISVCDEHNPYRSAVIRGRVAAEIEGEEAIAIMDRMSNRYVGSDFPVRRAIVSLIEPERVVFQDLPFEHPPQH from the coding sequence GTGGCTGAACTTTCCGTAGATGTACGCAAGCTGCTCACCGGCCGAAACATGGCCCACGTCGCGACGTTGATGCCTGACGGCGCGCCCCACGTCTCGCCGGTGTGGATCGCCGTCGAGGGCGATCGCCTGGCGATCTTCTCCGCGCAGGAGAATGTCAAGCTCAGAAACCTGCGTCGGGACGGCCGGGTGGGAATTTCGGTATGCGACGAACACAACCCGTACCGCAGCGCGGTGATTCGCGGCAGGGTGGCCGCAGAGATTGAGGGCGAGGAGGCGATCGCGATCATGGACCGGATGAGTAATCGCTACGTCGGCAGCGACTTCCCTGTGCGTAGAGCGATCGTGTCACTCATCGAGCCCGAGCGCGTGGTCTTCCAGGACCTCCCCTTCGAACATCCACCACAGCACTGA
- a CDS encoding NB-ARC domain-containing protein, translating into MRVQRGLSTQGTAAAASTLLGFGSGVLANVATSQWTWSVGAGLLVWVAVWVGFEAWRASQEPHAAPQRGPGGGRGVGHRRGRAEGNHEQPWMAPPLDRMIERPELAGRLVAELTAPEPSEVGMTTGLRGAGGFGKTTLAAWVCHRPEIAERYPGGLLWVTLGQEIHGADLAERANDLAWALSGRRPVLSDPDAAGAELGRLLDERRQPVLLVIDDVWQEAQLRPFRFGGRCCTRLITTRIPDLLPPGGPHIAVDAMSVDQAQLLLADGVTGLPAETAQRLAQAAGRWPVLLNLLNGVLRRRMDRGQSAQEAAEQILRTLAADGPTAFDPARPAVRSRAVATTVEASLALLAPEDRHRYLYLAIFPEDVAIPLEVLELLWPSVRIDRLCEELTGLGLVADYRLDAPGPRLVLHDVIRAFLRTRFSAEDRAEVHRRLITAASGLLAHRDGSRPRPWWTLPADADYLWRHLPQHLASAGEGEELTALVGDLRWVEAKTRRLGSVVGVTADLALVDTPATDMLRRVLERAACLLGPIDPPEALGATLASRLHGLPQLETSLHRYQDTLPRPRLEPAWPLPDQTDPAQPRPAGHVGGVTSCAFSPDGTLLATAGNDDTVRLWQVPHGREQTVLTGHTGGVWDCAFSPDGTLLATTGGDGTVRLWHTTNGTEQAILTGHTAWVRGCTFSPDGTLIATTSNDQTGRLWQVTSGAAVAVLAGHARVYRCAFSPDGTLLATTGGDGTARLWHTADGTEHTVLSGHTSRVHSCAFSPDGTLLATTSNDRTVRLWHTTDGTEQAILTGHTGWVRGCAFSPDGTLLATASNDRTVRLWQIADGTAQAVLTGHADGVTGCVFSPDGTLLATAGHDRTARLWRVADGTEHTVLSGHTDHVNDCAFSPDGTLLATTSDDRTVRLWRVADGTEQAVMNGHSSWVENCAFSPDGTLLATIGRDQTVRLWQVPTGRRHCALRVASDLTGIAWHPGAALLCVAGGIGTYALAYVP; encoded by the coding sequence GTGCGGGTGCAGCGGGGGTTGTCCACGCAGGGCACGGCGGCCGCGGCATCGACGCTGCTCGGCTTCGGCTCGGGGGTACTGGCCAACGTGGCCACGTCGCAGTGGACCTGGTCTGTTGGTGCCGGTCTGCTGGTGTGGGTCGCGGTGTGGGTCGGGTTCGAGGCATGGCGTGCGAGCCAGGAGCCGCATGCGGCGCCTCAACGCGGTCCTGGTGGTGGCCGCGGCGTCGGCCACAGACGTGGACGTGCGGAGGGAAACCATGAGCAACCGTGGATGGCTCCCCCGCTGGACCGGATGATCGAGCGACCCGAGCTGGCTGGTCGACTGGTGGCCGAGCTGACGGCACCGGAACCGAGCGAGGTCGGCATGACCACCGGGCTTCGGGGGGCGGGAGGGTTCGGCAAGACGACCCTGGCGGCTTGGGTGTGCCACCGCCCCGAGATCGCGGAACGCTATCCGGGCGGTCTGCTGTGGGTGACTCTGGGCCAGGAGATCCACGGCGCGGACCTGGCCGAGCGAGCCAACGATCTGGCCTGGGCACTGAGCGGCCGGCGGCCAGTACTCTCCGATCCGGACGCGGCTGGTGCCGAGTTGGGCCGCCTGCTCGACGAGCGCAGGCAGCCGGTACTGCTGGTCATCGACGATGTGTGGCAGGAGGCGCAACTGCGGCCGTTCCGATTCGGCGGGCGATGCTGCACCCGGCTGATCACCACCCGCATCCCCGACCTGCTGCCTCCCGGCGGCCCGCACATCGCGGTGGACGCCATGTCCGTCGACCAGGCCCAGCTGCTGCTCGCCGACGGAGTCACCGGGCTGCCCGCAGAGACAGCGCAGCGGCTGGCTCAGGCGGCCGGGCGGTGGCCGGTGTTGCTCAATCTGCTCAACGGCGTACTGCGTCGACGCATGGATCGAGGGCAATCGGCGCAGGAGGCGGCCGAGCAGATCCTGCGCACCCTGGCCGCTGACGGGCCGACCGCGTTCGACCCGGCCCGACCGGCCGTGCGCAGCCGGGCTGTGGCCACCACGGTCGAGGCCAGCCTGGCGCTGTTGGCGCCGGAAGACCGGCACCGCTACCTCTATCTGGCCATCTTCCCCGAAGACGTTGCCATCCCCTTGGAGGTGCTCGAGCTGCTCTGGCCCAGTGTCCGCATCGACCGCCTGTGTGAGGAACTGACCGGGCTGGGGCTGGTCGCCGACTACCGGCTGGATGCGCCCGGGCCTCGCCTGGTACTTCACGATGTCATCCGTGCCTTCCTGCGCACCCGCTTCAGCGCCGAGGACCGGGCGGAGGTGCACCGGCGGCTGATCACCGCCGCTTCCGGGCTACTGGCCCACCGGGATGGCAGCCGGCCACGGCCGTGGTGGACCCTGCCTGCCGACGCCGACTACCTGTGGCGCCATCTGCCGCAGCATCTGGCCTCAGCCGGCGAGGGAGAAGAGCTGACTGCACTCGTTGGTGACCTGCGGTGGGTGGAGGCCAAGACCCGTAGGCTCGGCTCGGTGGTGGGAGTCACCGCCGACCTTGCGCTGGTGGACACCCCCGCCACCGACATGCTGCGGCGCGTACTCGAACGCGCCGCTTGCCTGCTCGGCCCGATCGATCCACCTGAGGCGCTGGGTGCGACGCTGGCCAGCCGGCTCCACGGTCTACCTCAACTCGAAACGTCCCTGCACCGCTATCAGGACACGCTGCCCCGACCCCGGCTGGAACCCGCATGGCCCCTGCCTGATCAGACCGACCCGGCCCAGCCACGCCCAGCCGGACATGTCGGCGGGGTGACCAGCTGTGCGTTCTCCCCCGACGGCACACTGCTCGCCACCGCCGGCAACGACGACACGGTGCGGCTGTGGCAGGTCCCGCATGGCAGGGAGCAAACCGTACTCACCGGCCACACCGGCGGAGTGTGGGACTGCGCGTTCTCCCCCGACGGCACCCTGCTCGCCACCACAGGCGGGGACGGCACGGTAAGACTGTGGCACACCACCAACGGCACCGAACAAGCGATCCTGACCGGCCACACCGCTTGGGTTCGTGGCTGTACGTTCTCTCCCGACGGGACACTGATCGCCACCACCAGCAACGATCAGACTGGACGACTGTGGCAGGTGACGAGCGGTGCCGCCGTGGCCGTGCTGGCCGGCCACGCCCGGGTGTACAGATGTGCCTTCTCTCCCGACGGCACGCTGCTCGCCACCACAGGCGGCGACGGCACGGCACGACTGTGGCACACCGCCGACGGCACCGAACACACGGTGCTGAGCGGCCACACCAGCCGAGTGCACAGCTGCGCGTTCTCCCCCGACGGCACCCTGCTCGCCACCACCAGCAACGACCGCACGGTGCGGCTCTGGCACACCACCGATGGCACCGAACAAGCGATCCTGACCGGCCACACCGGCTGGGTGCGTGGCTGCGCGTTCTCTCCCGACGGCACTCTGCTCGCCACCGCCAGTAATGACCGCACGGTGCGGCTCTGGCAGATCGCCGACGGCACCGCACAGGCGGTCCTCACCGGCCACGCCGACGGGGTAACCGGCTGTGTCTTCTCCCCGGACGGCACGCTGCTCGCCACCGCCGGCCACGACCGCACGGCACGGCTGTGGCGAGTCGCCGACGGCACCGAACACACGGTGCTGAGCGGCCACACCGACCATGTGAACGACTGTGCTTTCTCCCCGGACGGCACGCTGCTCGCCACCACCAGCGACGACCGCACGGTGCGGCTGTGGCGAGTCGCCGACGGCACCGAACAGGCGGTGATGAACGGCCATTCCAGTTGGGTGGAGAATTGCGCGTTCTCCCCGGACGGCACGCTGCTCGCAACAATCGGCCGCGATCAAACGGTGCGGCTGTGGCAGGTGCCCACCGGTCGCCGCCACTGCGCCCTGCGTGTTGCCAGCGACCTGACCGGGATCGCCTGGCACCCCGGCGCCGCTTTGCTCTGCGTCGCCGGCGGAATTGGTACGTACGCGCTGGCCTACGTGCCGTAG
- a CDS encoding DUF4232 domain-containing protein, translated as MKYGNSIRRAGMAMVAASAATLLVTGCQPGGGDAAESGSPTAGGSSGAPDSAASKPAEGGTSALPAASASPSTPGSGTGSAGDEARTCPGTGLKAIAYQAAVRPEGTGIGAAVVEFANTSGRACTLQGHPTVAGAGNGSPQKNAPLTVTRTGSASPVRLAPGGKAWVKLTFVQVQGEADGYCKSGSEPVVYPTLVVGLPGSGAHQVALDDGLFAECDNKVTVTAVTAVKPS; from the coding sequence ATGAAGTACGGAAACAGCATCCGCAGAGCCGGGATGGCGATGGTCGCGGCGTCGGCGGCCACACTGCTGGTGACAGGGTGCCAGCCTGGTGGCGGCGATGCAGCGGAGTCCGGGTCGCCGACGGCGGGAGGCTCTTCGGGGGCGCCGGACTCTGCTGCCTCAAAGCCGGCCGAGGGGGGCACATCGGCGCTGCCGGCGGCGAGCGCTTCTCCCTCGACGCCGGGTTCGGGGACCGGATCGGCGGGCGACGAGGCCCGAACCTGTCCGGGGACGGGGCTGAAGGCGATCGCGTATCAGGCCGCTGTTCGCCCTGAGGGCACGGGCATCGGAGCGGCGGTCGTCGAGTTCGCCAACACCTCTGGGCGCGCGTGCACTCTGCAGGGCCACCCGACGGTGGCGGGAGCGGGCAATGGTTCCCCGCAGAAAAACGCTCCGCTGACGGTGACGCGCACGGGATCGGCGTCTCCGGTGCGGCTGGCGCCCGGCGGCAAGGCATGGGTGAAACTGACCTTCGTCCAGGTCCAGGGCGAGGCGGACGGCTACTGCAAGTCCGGCTCCGAGCCCGTTGTGTACCCGACGCTGGTGGTCGGCCTGCCGGGGTCGGGGGCACACCAAGTCGCCCTGGATGACGGGCTTTTCGCCGAGTGCGACAACAAGGTGACCGTCACCGCCGTGACAGCGGTGAAGCCTTCCTGA
- a CDS encoding serine hydrolase, which yields MLGTHISRRARRGLATALVVGTTLAALATAAPAEASTAGATVGGAQVTCTSRLPGLAGRLSKDIAGALHGRQGASALALYDRTTATSCTYKADATFDSASVVKATVLGALLRLAMEEHRSLTPHEVDLTTAMITKSDNDATSALWRQIGPKGIQHFLTLAGMRDTVAGPKGYWGRTQITASDELKLLRLLTSDNSVLDRNARTYALGLMNRVVPDQRWGVSAGAPGSATVHLKNGWLPRATKGWRVHSIGAFTGGGHEYAIVVLSHGNRSMNDGIATIEGAARIINRDLTLPKVPTAS from the coding sequence ATGCTCGGAACGCATATATCGCGCCGTGCGCGGCGAGGCCTGGCCACGGCCCTGGTTGTCGGGACAACGCTGGCTGCGCTCGCGACGGCCGCCCCGGCCGAGGCGAGCACCGCCGGCGCAACGGTCGGCGGCGCGCAGGTCACGTGCACTTCGCGGCTGCCGGGGCTGGCGGGCCGACTGTCGAAGGACATCGCCGGCGCACTCCACGGGCGCCAGGGCGCCTCCGCGCTCGCGCTCTACGACCGGACCACGGCAACCTCCTGCACGTACAAAGCCGACGCGACATTCGATTCGGCAAGTGTGGTCAAAGCCACGGTGCTCGGAGCCCTCTTGCGGCTGGCCATGGAGGAGCACCGCAGCCTCACGCCGCACGAGGTGGACCTGACCACCGCCATGATCACCAAGTCGGACAACGACGCGACGTCCGCTCTGTGGCGACAGATCGGCCCCAAGGGTATCCAGCACTTCCTGACCCTGGCGGGAATGCGGGACACCGTAGCGGGGCCGAAGGGTTATTGGGGGCGCACCCAGATCACCGCCAGTGACGAGCTCAAACTGCTGCGCCTGCTCACCTCGGACAACTCGGTCCTCGACCGGAACGCACGCACCTACGCCCTCGGCCTGATGAATCGAGTCGTCCCCGACCAGCGGTGGGGGGTGTCGGCCGGGGCACCCGGCTCGGCGACGGTCCATCTGAAGAACGGCTGGCTGCCGCGTGCGACCAAGGGCTGGCGGGTACACAGCATCGGCGCGTTCACCGGCGGAGGTCACGAGTACGCGATCGTCGTGCTCTCCCACGGCAACCGGTCGATGAACGACGGCATCGCCACCATCGAAGGCGCTGCCCGCATCATCAACCGCGACTTGACCCTGCCGAAGGTCCCGACGGCCTCCTAG
- a CDS encoding trypsin-like serine peptidase, producing the protein MVRRTRLIRHAAAFTAALLLSAGLAPAASADGPAGPSPVAVRLNAYWTQARMAGALPGDTGKGSETGLTTPAASPTVDGPRPGEYIPPSMSFDGIPQAGTFFWTDATGTGRTCSGSVVRSPGHDLVLSAGHCLKGYSGTSPKRNLGFVPQYHDGLKPFGIFPIRNNGVYVPQQYYDRGEHAGAEYDFAFAVTEPNQDGTRLQDAVGGVRLLTGTGYYHAPVRMIGYPGRAQKPLECWSWTTKWASDDPADTGAFPRIACDAFVGGTSGGPMLVPWPGGWAVIGVIGGYHTGGNTPQVSYSSYFGAATQALYRAAIAGDPPAGPTS; encoded by the coding sequence ATGGTGCGTAGGACCAGGCTCATCCGACACGCCGCAGCGTTCACGGCAGCCCTGCTGCTCTCCGCCGGGCTCGCCCCGGCAGCCTCCGCCGACGGCCCGGCCGGGCCGAGTCCGGTCGCCGTCCGGCTCAACGCCTACTGGACCCAGGCCCGGATGGCGGGCGCACTGCCCGGCGACACCGGCAAGGGCTCCGAGACCGGGCTGACGACCCCAGCCGCCTCCCCCACGGTGGACGGGCCTCGGCCGGGCGAGTACATCCCGCCCAGTATGAGCTTCGACGGGATCCCCCAGGCCGGCACCTTCTTCTGGACCGACGCCACCGGCACCGGACGCACCTGCAGCGGCTCTGTGGTGCGCAGCCCCGGCCACGACCTGGTGCTCAGCGCCGGGCACTGCCTGAAGGGCTACTCCGGCACTTCCCCCAAGCGCAACCTGGGCTTCGTGCCGCAGTACCACGACGGCCTCAAGCCCTTCGGCATCTTCCCGATCAGGAACAACGGCGTCTACGTCCCGCAGCAGTACTACGACCGGGGCGAGCACGCCGGAGCCGAGTACGACTTCGCCTTCGCGGTCACCGAGCCCAACCAGGACGGGACGCGGCTCCAGGACGCGGTCGGTGGGGTGCGGCTGCTCACCGGGACGGGGTACTACCACGCCCCGGTGCGGATGATCGGGTATCCGGGGAGGGCGCAGAAGCCGCTGGAGTGCTGGAGCTGGACCACCAAGTGGGCCAGCGATGACCCGGCCGACACTGGCGCTTTCCCGCGCATCGCCTGCGACGCCTTCGTGGGCGGGACCAGCGGCGGGCCGATGCTGGTGCCGTGGCCGGGCGGCTGGGCGGTGATCGGGGTCATCGGCGGCTACCACACCGGCGGCAACACCCCCCAAGTCTCCTACAGCTCCTACTTCGGTGCCGCAACCCAGGCCCTCTACCGCGCCGCGATCGCCGGCGACCCGCCCGCAGGCCCGACTTCCTGA
- a CDS encoding restriction endonuclease — protein sequence MAARRGRRSAARRRREALRKAALVGGGLLVVLLVVFWSAIWPYVVAAVVVGSLGSLAWWLWRTDRLLRSRDRNWRQDDAVQAGHRTLAEVDVMSGTEFEELVAGLCRRDGCTEVRRVGGSGDNGADVRGRLPDGRTIVVQCKRYAPSNAIASRELRDLLGAKVHFKADVAVFVTTTRFSRPSEAFAAEHDILAVHRDHLGLWNNGASLSSLLSVNGGGQGDSSHRTRWKRTYGK from the coding sequence TTGGCTGCTCGGCGGGGACGTCGCTCCGCGGCGCGGAGGCGGCGCGAGGCGTTACGGAAGGCGGCGCTCGTAGGCGGTGGGCTGCTGGTGGTACTGCTGGTGGTGTTCTGGTCGGCGATCTGGCCGTACGTTGTCGCGGCCGTCGTCGTCGGCAGTCTGGGTTCCCTGGCATGGTGGCTGTGGCGTACGGACCGGCTGCTGCGGAGCCGCGACCGGAACTGGCGGCAGGACGATGCGGTACAGGCAGGTCACCGCACGCTCGCCGAGGTGGACGTGATGTCAGGAACCGAGTTCGAAGAGCTGGTCGCCGGTCTGTGCCGCAGGGACGGCTGCACCGAAGTCCGGCGGGTCGGCGGCTCCGGCGACAACGGTGCTGATGTCAGGGGCCGCTTACCGGACGGGCGGACCATCGTCGTGCAGTGCAAGCGATACGCGCCGAGCAACGCGATCGCCAGCCGCGAGCTCCGGGACCTTCTGGGCGCCAAGGTGCACTTCAAGGCGGACGTGGCTGTCTTCGTGACGACCACGCGCTTCAGCCGCCCCTCGGAGGCGTTCGCCGCGGAGCACGACATCTTGGCCGTGCATCGCGATCACCTCGGCCTCTGGAACAACGGCGCTTCCCTGTCATCGCTGCTCAGCGTCAACGGTGGTGGCCAGGGGGACTCCAGCCACCGGACGAGGTGGAAGCGGACCTACGGGAAATGA
- the fusA gene encoding elongation factor G encodes MRTDLHTTSPLTGVRNLGILAHVDAGKTTITERILYVTGATHKRGEVHDGTTVTDFDSQERDRGITIFAAAVSCVWDGHRINLIDTPGHVDFSDEVERSLRVLDGAIAVFDAVAGVEAQSESVWRQADRHGVPRIAFVNKLDRAGADLDTAVESIREQLHTVPLVVQLPIGQEDGFTGVVDLLRMRSLVWGAGRDPFEEGPVPDALREEAHRRRRLLEEAVAELHPIALEEFCTESTVCAQTLAAALRDLTRSGEGVVVLCGSAYRNCGIEPLLEAVGAYLPSPLDVPAVRGTLDGTVQERACDPAAPFAALVFKVNSTATGRLTYLRVYSGTIQKGDAVLDVGARRTERVGRILRVQADRHAEVDRAVAGDIVAVIGLKAARAGATLCTAAAPLVFEPPTVADPVVSVAVETRRSLDTGRLASALARLVEEDLSLAVRTDPETGQTVLSGMGELHLEVAVEKIRRAQGLDVGVGRPQVAYRETVARGVSGLVYRHVKQDGGAGQFAHVVLDVEALQAAAGDAGDNDGGSAGDFVFRSTVTGGRVPQEYIRAVEAGCRDALAEGPLGGHPVTGLRVTLTDGATHSKDSSEMAFRTAGRLALREALRASVMELLEPVVEVTATVPEDAVGGVLGDLAARRGRVSGQAARAGTTVITATVPLAELFGYASRLRSRTQGRGTFTTRTTGYAPVPAAVSNGMLSR; translated from the coding sequence GTGCGTACCGACCTGCATACCACCAGTCCGCTGACCGGCGTCCGAAATCTGGGCATCCTCGCCCACGTTGATGCCGGCAAGACCACCATCACCGAACGGATCCTGTACGTCACTGGCGCCACCCACAAGCGGGGCGAGGTCCATGACGGCACGACCGTCACCGACTTCGACTCACAGGAGCGCGACCGTGGGATCACCATCTTCGCCGCGGCGGTGAGCTGCGTCTGGGACGGTCACCGGATCAATCTGATCGACACACCGGGCCACGTCGACTTCTCCGACGAGGTGGAGCGCTCGCTGCGAGTGCTTGATGGCGCGATCGCGGTGTTCGATGCTGTCGCGGGAGTCGAAGCGCAGAGCGAGTCGGTGTGGCGGCAGGCCGACCGTCACGGAGTGCCTCGGATCGCATTCGTCAACAAGCTGGACCGCGCCGGTGCCGACCTCGACACGGCGGTCGAGTCGATCCGGGAACAGTTGCATACGGTCCCGCTGGTGGTCCAGCTGCCGATCGGGCAGGAGGACGGGTTCACTGGGGTGGTGGATCTGCTGCGTATGCGCTCGCTGGTCTGGGGCGCCGGCCGCGACCCGTTCGAGGAGGGCCCGGTACCTGACGCCCTGCGGGAGGAGGCGCACCGTCGCCGCCGACTGCTCGAGGAGGCCGTGGCGGAACTCCACCCGATTGCATTGGAGGAGTTCTGCACGGAGTCGACGGTCTGCGCACAGACTCTGGCCGCAGCACTGCGCGACCTGACCCGTAGTGGTGAAGGCGTGGTGGTGTTGTGCGGATCGGCATACCGCAACTGCGGGATCGAGCCGCTGCTGGAGGCTGTCGGGGCGTACCTCCCGTCGCCTCTGGACGTGCCGGCGGTACGCGGCACCCTGGACGGCACGGTGCAGGAGAGAGCCTGCGACCCGGCGGCGCCGTTCGCCGCATTGGTCTTCAAGGTGAATTCGACTGCCACGGGGCGCCTGACCTACCTGCGCGTGTATTCGGGAACGATCCAGAAGGGAGACGCAGTGCTCGACGTAGGCGCGCGCCGCACCGAGCGGGTCGGCCGGATCCTGCGGGTGCAGGCCGATCGGCACGCGGAGGTGGACAGGGCGGTGGCCGGGGACATCGTCGCCGTGATCGGGCTGAAGGCCGCCCGTGCGGGGGCCACCCTGTGCACAGCCGCGGCGCCGTTGGTCTTCGAACCGCCCACGGTGGCCGATCCGGTCGTCTCTGTTGCGGTCGAGACTCGCAGGAGCCTCGATACCGGCCGGTTGGCGTCGGCGTTGGCACGGCTGGTCGAGGAGGATCTTTCACTGGCGGTCCGGACCGACCCCGAGACCGGCCAGACGGTGTTGTCGGGGATGGGCGAGCTGCATCTGGAGGTCGCGGTGGAGAAGATCCGCCGCGCCCAGGGGCTGGATGTGGGCGTCGGGCGGCCGCAGGTGGCCTACCGTGAGACGGTCGCCCGTGGGGTGTCCGGGCTGGTGTACCGGCACGTCAAGCAGGACGGAGGCGCCGGCCAGTTCGCACACGTCGTCCTCGACGTGGAGGCCCTTCAGGCTGCGGCCGGCGACGCCGGTGACAACGACGGCGGCAGCGCAGGGGACTTCGTGTTCCGGTCGACCGTCACTGGTGGACGGGTGCCGCAGGAGTACATCCGCGCGGTGGAGGCCGGTTGCCGGGACGCCCTGGCCGAGGGCCCCCTCGGCGGCCACCCGGTGACCGGACTGCGGGTCACACTGACCGACGGCGCCACGCATTCCAAGGACTCCTCGGAGATGGCGTTCCGGACAGCAGGTCGGCTCGCACTTCGGGAAGCCCTGCGCGCCAGTGTGATGGAGCTGCTGGAACCGGTGGTTGAGGTCACGGCCACCGTGCCCGAAGACGCCGTGGGTGGGGTGCTCGGCGACCTGGCGGCACGACGCGGCCGGGTCTCGGGCCAGGCCGCGCGGGCCGGCACAACGGTGATCACCGCGACCGTGCCGCTGGCCGAGTTGTTCGGCTACGCATCCCGGCTGCGCAGCCGGACCCAGGGCCGGGGAACCTTCACCACCCGGACCACCGGCTACGCGCCTGTGCCGGCCGCGGTGTCCAACGGGATGCTGTCCCGGTAG
- a CDS encoding molybdopterin-dependent oxidoreductase, translating into MLREGPPAGPSRPGFWRSPLRGPWLTSVFGSVLLVGVPVLFVTGLLSYAAYNPDLAGNDQTPERGWLGFYLFAWPTDPYWLYRLNQGVHVTLGIVLIPVLLAKLWSVIPRLFAWPPVRSVSQALERLSLLLLVGGVLFEFATGVLNIQLDYIFPGSFYVLHFYGAWVFIGAFVVHIAFRIPLVIRTLRSGALGDELRTPIGRKQAAPADETGLVTPDPAPPTMSRRGALGMVGAGSLVLLAVTAGQSIGGSLRTTALLAPHGQEPGRGPNGFQINKTAAGVGIRARDIGPGWRLVVRGGGRESILTRDQVLALPQYDAALPIACVEGWSTDDQEWSGVRLADLAALVGFVDRAPGVFVESAQRSGAFRSAMLRDNQVRDARSLLALRVNGTDLSLDHGYPARVIVPANPGVHNTKWVTRLTFGEGA; encoded by the coding sequence ATGCTGCGGGAGGGCCCACCGGCCGGTCCGTCCCGGCCGGGTTTTTGGCGTAGTCCTCTGCGGGGACCGTGGCTGACATCGGTTTTCGGCTCGGTTCTGCTCGTCGGTGTCCCGGTGTTGTTCGTGACCGGGCTGCTCTCCTACGCCGCCTACAACCCGGATCTTGCCGGCAATGACCAGACCCCCGAGAGGGGATGGCTGGGCTTCTATCTGTTCGCCTGGCCCACCGATCCGTACTGGCTGTACCGCCTCAACCAGGGCGTCCATGTCACCCTCGGCATCGTGCTGATCCCGGTACTGCTTGCCAAACTGTGGTCGGTGATTCCCCGGCTGTTCGCCTGGCCGCCTGTGAGATCGGTCAGCCAGGCGCTCGAACGGCTGTCTCTGCTGCTGCTCGTGGGCGGGGTGTTGTTCGAGTTCGCCACCGGTGTGCTCAATATCCAGTTGGACTACATCTTTCCCGGCTCCTTCTACGTCCTGCATTTCTACGGGGCGTGGGTGTTCATCGGCGCCTTCGTTGTGCATATCGCCTTCCGCATTCCCCTGGTGATCCGGACACTGCGCAGCGGCGCCCTCGGTGACGAGCTGCGCACGCCGATCGGCCGCAAGCAAGCAGCACCCGCGGACGAGACCGGACTGGTGACCCCGGACCCGGCCCCACCGACGATGTCGCGGCGGGGTGCTCTGGGCATGGTGGGGGCGGGCTCCCTGGTACTGCTCGCGGTGACGGCCGGACAGAGCATCGGCGGTTCCCTCAGAACCACCGCCCTGCTCGCCCCGCACGGCCAGGAGCCAGGGCGAGGACCGAACGGCTTCCAGATCAACAAGACCGCGGCAGGTGTGGGAATCCGTGCCCGCGATATCGGCCCCGGCTGGCGGCTGGTCGTGCGGGGCGGGGGCCGCGAGAGCATCCTCACCCGCGACCAGGTGCTGGCGTTGCCGCAATACGATGCGGCGCTGCCCATCGCCTGCGTGGAAGGGTGGTCCACCGACGACCAGGAGTGGAGCGGGGTGCGGCTGGCAGACCTCGCCGCACTCGTCGGCTTCGTGGACCGAGCGCCGGGTGTGTTCGTCGAATCCGCCCAGCGCAGCGGGGCCTTCCGCTCGGCCATGCTGCGCGACAACCAGGTCCGCGACGCGCGCTCGCTGCTGGCGTTGCGGGTCAACGGAACTGACTTGTCGTTGGATCACGGCTATCCGGCTCGCGTCATCGTCCCGGCCAACCCGGGGGTCCACAACACCAAATGGGTCACCCGGCTGACTTTCGGGGAGGGCGCGTGA